The Panicum virgatum strain AP13 chromosome 5K, P.virgatum_v5, whole genome shotgun sequence genome has a window encoding:
- the LOC120708798 gene encoding uncharacterized protein LOC120708798, with protein MATARALSLALLLAFCFAAYACAAGEREPVNRYISYAGRPDENGAYHGRIPPGCSAYTGRCPSSRRAPTPVATGSKGDHMSHAALPSYDKHPAPTKAGAKKEAAGTKGRYISRAAMSADCGLLGCPPRP; from the exons ATGGCCACCGCTCGCGCTCTgtccctcgccctcctcctcgcgtTCTGCTTCGCCGCCTACGCCTGCGCGGCCGGCGAAAGGGAGCCCGTTAACAGGTACATTTCGTACGCCGGCAGGCCCGATGAGAATGGCGCCTACCACGGACGGATCCCTCCGGGCTGTTCGGCTTACACCGGGAG GTGTCCCAGTAGCCGCCGGGCTCCAACGCCGGTGGCCACGGGATCGAAGGGCGATCACATGAGCCATGCTGCTTTGCCGAGCTATGATAAGCATCCGGCTCCGACAAAGGCTGGAGCCAAGAAGGAAGCCGCCGGCACCAAGGGTCGTTACATAAGCCGTGCTGCAATGTCCGCGGACTGCGGCCTTCTTGGGTGTCCCCCGCGCCCGTAA
- the LOC120708797 gene encoding TLC domain-containing protein 2-like, whose amino-acid sequence MPPHRAGGAAGGGDTSAFFAATLVLWAVSVGFEIGVRGRRELAPVAAGFAFFQAANAAVRAAVSRDPLFVNTAISLLHSSLTSASVIFVLVNQWRNKGLENMFEHHELFGGSWIGAYSALCLSCGYFAYDQLDMLRYRLYSGWIPGILMHHLILLICFTLALYRNVTINYLILTLVCELHSIFLHIRKVRRMAGFRDFSRKVVKLEWALNWTTFVSARVVCHILITYKLIADAHKFDKGIELPLALLGMAGMNLLNIFLGLDLFKAYGRERNQQRHRD is encoded by the exons ATGCCGCCCCACCGCGCCGGaggggccgcgggcggcggcgacacgaGCGCGTTCTTCGCGGCAACGCTAGTGCTGTGGGCGGTGTCTGTGGGGTTTGAGATCGGCGTGCGGGGGCGGCGTGAGCTGGCGCCCGTGGCCGCCGGCTTCGCCTTCTTCCAGGCTGCCAACGCCGCGGTCCGCGCCGCGGTCTCCCGCGACCCGCTCTTCGTCAACACCGCCATTTCCCTCCTCCACTCCTCCCTCACCTCCGCCTCCG TTATCTTTGTTCTTGTCAATCAATGGCGTAATAAGGGCCTTGAGAACATGTTTGAGCATCACGAACTATTTGGTGGCAGTTGGATTGGAGCGTATTCTGCTCTCTGCCTTTCTTGTGGCTACTTTGCATACGACCAATTGGACATGCTCCGTTACCGGCTATACAGTGGATGGATTCCTGGAATTCTCATGCATCACCTGATCCTGCTCATTTGCTTTACGCTAGCTCTCTATAGGAATGTCACAATCAACTACCTAATTCTCACTCTTGTGTGTGAG CTGCACTCCATATTTTTGCACATAAGGAAAGTGAGGCGAATGGCTGGATTTCGTGATTTCAGCCGAAAAGTGGTGAAGCTGGAATGGGCACTCAACTGGACTACCTTTGTGTCAGCAAGAGTGGTGTGCCATATCTTGATCACTTACAAACTCATCGCTGATGCCCACAAGTTTGATAAGGGCATTGAGCTTCCACTAGCTCTTCTCGGTATGGCAGGAATGAATCTGCTCAACATATTTTTAGGCCTTGATCTATTTAAAGCGTATGGACGAGAAAGAAATCAGCAGAGACATCGAGATTAA
- the LOC120708799 gene encoding photosystem II 22 kDa protein 1, chloroplastic-like, whose protein sequence is MAQSMLMSTSVGGGRALPSLQAGRPAPYPRLALPSAYRHSRSVSVKTLALFGKSKAAPAKKAPAPKPKVEDGIFGTSGGIGFTKENELFVGRVAMLGFAASLLGEAITGKGILAQLNLETGIPIYEAEPLLLFFILFTLLGAIGALGDRGTFVDDATGLDKAVIPPGKGFRGALGLSEGGPLFGFTKSNELFVGRLAQLGVAFSIIGEIITGKGALAQLNIETGVPINEIEPLVLFNVLFFFIAAINPGTGKFIIGEDEK, encoded by the exons ATGGCGCAGTCCATGCTCATGTCGAcgagcgtcggcggcggccgcgcgctgccgtcactgcaggccggccggccggcgccgtaCCCGCGGCTCGCGCTGCCGTCAGCATACAGGCACTCCAGGTCCGTCTCCGTGAAGACCCTGGCCCTCTTCGGCAAGTCCAAGGCCGCGCCGGCGAAGAAG GCTCCTGCGCCCAAACCGAAGGTTGAGGACGGGATCTTCGGCACGTCCGGCGGGATCGGTTTCACCAAGGAGAACGAGCTGTTCGTCGGCCGTGTTGCCATGCTTGGTTTTGCC GCATCCCTACTCGGAGAGGCCATCACCGGGAAGGGCATCCTTGCCCAGCTGAACCTGGAGACGGGCATCCCCATCTACGAGGCGGagcccctcctcctcttcttcatcctcttcaCCCTCCTCGGCGCCATCGGCGCTCTCGGAGACCGCGGCACCTTCGTCGACGACGCCACTGGCCTCGACAAGGCCGTCATCCCACCCGGCAAGGGCTTCCGTGGCGCCCTCGGCCTCAGCGAGGGAg GGCCGCTGTTCGGGTTCACCAAGTCGAACGAGCTGTTCGTGGGGCGGCTGGCGCAGCTGGGCGTGGCCTTCTCCATCATCGGCGAGATCATCACGGGGAAGGGCgcgctggcgcagctcaacatCGAGACGGGCGTGCCCATCAACGAGATCGAGCCGCTCGTGCTCTTCAacgtcctcttcttcttcatcgccGCCATCAACCCTGGCACCGGCAAGTTCATCATCGGCGAGGACGAGAAGTAG
- the LOC120708796 gene encoding AUGMIN subunit 7-like, producing MASKQMEEIQRKLSLLANPRANAPAQSLLFAGVERYRLLEWLFFRLLGDRSPFTQQNWQGDSLDRDEENNRIQHLAEIANFLGITPSVDTEAIQGRGSYEERVELLRLIVDLVEASCYADNPEWSVDEQLAKDVQLVDSIAEKQAQIFSEECKLFPADVQIQSIYPLPDIAELELKLSEYTKKMSNLQQMVQELASKYDYNPNEDYAETELKLREYLQSFLETVKSFNTIYTKEIHPWTHMMEVPQLHGFGPAANRLLEAYNTLLKFLGNLRSLRDSYTAMAAGSLSASNEPSSVAKIISDCESALTFLNHSLSILSTSLAREQGETL from the exons ATGGCCTCCAAGCAGATGGAGGAGATCCAGCGGAAGCTGTCCCTGCTCGCCAACCCGCGGGCCAACGCCCCCGCGCAGTCCCTCCTCTTCGCCGGCGTCGAGCGCTACCGCCTCCTCGAGTGGCTGTTCTTCCG GCTCCTAGGCGACAGATCGCCGTTCACGCAGCAGAACTGGCAGGGGGATAGCCTGGACCGCGATGAGGAGAACAACAGAATCCAAC ACCTGGCGGAGATAGCTAACTTCCTGGGCATCACTCCTTCAGTGGACACCGAAGCGATTCAG GGTAGAGGCAGCTATGAGGAGCGGGTGGAACTGCTCCGTCTCATTGTCGATCTAGTGGAAGCTAGTTGCTATGCCGACAATCCAGAATGGAG TGTTGATGAGCAATTGGCGAAGGATGTGCAACTCGTAGACTCAATTGCTGAGAAACAAGCCCAAATTTTTTCAGAGGAGTGCAAGCTTTTTCCTGCAGATGTTCAAATACAATCAATATACCCTTT ACCCGATATTGCAGAACTAGAGTTGAAGCTCTCTGAGTATACAAAAAAGATGTCCAATTTGCAGCAGATGGTTCAGGAATTGGCatcaaag TATGATTACAACCCAAATGAAGACTATGCTGAGACAGAGTTGAAGTTGAGGGAATATTTGCAATCATTTTTGGAAACGGTTAAATCCTTCAATACAATATATACTAAG GAAATTCATCCTTGGACCCACATGATGGAGGTGCCACAACTGCATGGCTTTGGTCCAGCCGCTAATCGCCTGTTAGAGGCATATAACACCCTTTTAAAG TTCCTAGGAAATCTGAGGAGTCTGCGAGATTCATATACTGCAATGGCTGCTGGGTCACTGTCGGCGTCTAATGAGCCTTCGTCAGTCGCCAAAATTATTTCAGACTGCGAATCTGCACTGACATTTTTGAATCACAGCCTTTCCATCCTTTCAACTTCCCTGGCACGGGAGCAAGGGGAAACACTATGA